From a region of the Oryza sativa Japonica Group chromosome 6, ASM3414082v1 genome:
- the LOC4341107 gene encoding protein MOTHER of FT and TFL1 homolog 1, whose product MASHVDPLVVGRVIGDVVDLFVPTTAMSVRFGTKDLTNGCEIKPSVAAAPPAVQIAGRVNELFALVMTDPDAPSPSEPTMREWLHWLVVNIPGGTDPSQGDVVVPYMGPRPPVGIHRYVMVLFQQKARVAAPPPDEDAARARFSTRAFADRHDLGLPVAALYFNAQKEPANRRRRY is encoded by the exons ATGGCATCGCATGTGGACCCGCTGGTGGTGGGGAGGGTGATCGGCGACGTGGTGGACCTGTTCGTGCCGACGACGGCCATGTCGGTGCGGTTCGGGACCAAGGACCTCACCAACGGCTGCGAGATCAAgccgtccgtcgccgccgcgccgcccgccgtgcAGATCGCCGGCAGGGTCAACGAGCTCTTCGCTCTG GTCATGACTGATCCAGATGCTCCTAGCCCCAGCGAGCCGACTATGAGAGAGTGGCTTCACTg GCTGGTGGTTAACATACCAGGTGGAACAGATCCTTCTCAAG GGGATGTGGTGGTGCCGTACATGGGGCCACGGCCGCCGGTGGGGATCCACCGCTACGTGATGGTGCTGTTCCAGCAGAAggcgcgcgtggcggcgccgccgcccgacgaGGACGCCGCGCGCGCCAGGTTCAGCACGCGCGCCTTCGCCGACCGCCACGACCTCggcctccccgtcgccgccctctaCTTCAACGCCCAGAAGGAGcccgccaaccgccgccgccgctactag